One Longimicrobiales bacterium DNA window includes the following coding sequences:
- a CDS encoding DUF3127 domain-containing protein → MSRAFPHPPALPYFPARHHTNTSTQTPMDLKINGTVTQILEEASGEGKNGTWRKQEFILETDGNYPKQICIVMWGDNIDKFGISENEKLTAHIDIASREYNSRWYTDIKAWKVERESGGGGQSGPPVQSNEPFPEPPETNDDDDGLPF, encoded by the coding sequence ATGTCCAGAGCCTTCCCTCATCCTCCTGCCCTCCCTTACTTTCCGGCCCGTCATCACACCAACACCAGCACGCAGACCCCCATGGACCTCAAGATCAACGGCACCGTCACTCAGATCCTCGAAGAGGCATCTGGCGAGGGAAAGAACGGCACCTGGCGCAAGCAGGAGTTCATTCTCGAGACGGACGGCAACTACCCCAAGCAGATCTGCATCGTCATGTGGGGTGACAACATCGACAAGTTCGGCATCTCGGAGAACGAGAAGCTGACGGCGCACATCGACATCGCGAGCCGTGAGTACAACAGCCGTTGGTACACGGACATCAAGGCGTGGAAGGTCGAGCGTGAGTCTGGTGGTGGTGGGCAATCGGGACCGCCGGTGCAGTCGAATGAGCCGTTCCCGGAGCCCCCGGAAACGAATGACGACGACGACGGGCTGCCGTTCTAG
- a CDS encoding prolyl oligopeptidase family serine peptidase, producing the protein MPFALVGPRVRYLVSSCVVGLVMLAIPAPTHAQSYSIDDILSPGFPLSLVSAKAADRIAWVEFERGMRNLYTAAAPDFAPVRLTNFMDDDGHDMAEAQISDDGSVIAFIRGHTPNREGWIANVLSDPRGTERAIWAASTKGGEPWRVVEAWNLALSPDGKWVAYDKDGAIYRAAVNPGTNDSGTVDAAPPLFSVFGDNRDPVWSPDSKKLAFVSVRGDHSYIGIYDTENPGITYLAPGVDRDSSPTWSPDGQRIAFIRRPGLPFGSHADPGEATEAELPDGLLTARFAGGYDWSIWVASGDGGHGGEIWHNAPEDELHGEVREIIWADESILFQAEPDGWRHYYSVSTEHPDEAVLLTPGDGIAEHISLSPDGATLYYATNVDDIDRRHLWKVSTSGGRATQLSRGATIETYPAVLASESHIATLAGDGARSLGVALVPTDGGSPEYITSLPDEYPLEQHIEPEAVTLTAEDGFEFYNQVWVPEDLEPGEKRPALLFIHGGSRRQMLLGYHYMHFYHMSYAMNQYFANKGYIVMSVNYRSGIGYGRDFRNAPGRGGEGNTEYQDVLAAGQYLQSRPDVDTDKLGVWGLSYGGILTAQGLARNSDVFKAGVDLAGVHLRGESISPESLTYTSSAISAVETWTSPVLLMHGDDDRNVPFQQTVGLVQALRAQDVPFELIVFPDDVHDSLVYDRWLHAFGATEEFFDRVMLRGEAIEGEVNRFRR; encoded by the coding sequence ATGCCGTTTGCCCTGGTCGGTCCCCGCGTCCGCTACTTGGTGAGCTCCTGCGTCGTCGGGCTCGTCATGCTGGCTATCCCGGCACCGACACACGCTCAGTCATATTCGATCGATGACATTCTGAGCCCTGGCTTCCCCTTGAGTTTGGTCTCAGCCAAGGCCGCAGACCGCATCGCCTGGGTCGAGTTCGAGCGTGGTATGCGCAACCTGTACACGGCCGCGGCACCGGACTTCGCGCCTGTTCGCCTCACCAACTTCATGGACGACGACGGGCACGACATGGCCGAGGCGCAGATCTCGGACGACGGGTCCGTGATCGCGTTCATCCGCGGGCACACGCCGAACAGAGAAGGTTGGATCGCTAATGTGCTGAGCGACCCCCGTGGTACCGAGAGGGCCATCTGGGCGGCGAGCACGAAGGGCGGCGAGCCTTGGCGAGTCGTCGAAGCCTGGAACCTCGCGCTGTCCCCAGACGGGAAGTGGGTGGCCTACGACAAGGACGGTGCAATCTACCGCGCCGCGGTGAATCCAGGCACGAACGACTCCGGGACCGTGGACGCCGCCCCGCCGCTCTTCAGCGTCTTCGGCGACAATCGGGATCCGGTGTGGTCACCAGACTCGAAGAAGCTCGCATTTGTCAGTGTTCGGGGAGACCACAGCTACATCGGCATCTACGACACCGAAAACCCTGGTATCACCTATCTGGCGCCCGGGGTGGATCGGGACTCGAGCCCAACGTGGTCACCGGACGGTCAGCGCATCGCCTTCATACGCCGCCCGGGTCTCCCCTTCGGGAGCCACGCGGATCCGGGTGAAGCCACCGAAGCAGAACTCCCGGACGGACTCCTGACCGCACGCTTCGCCGGCGGATACGACTGGTCTATCTGGGTCGCTTCAGGGGATGGCGGCCACGGCGGAGAAATCTGGCACAACGCCCCCGAAGACGAACTTCACGGTGAAGTGCGTGAGATCATCTGGGCAGACGAGAGCATCCTCTTCCAGGCAGAACCCGACGGGTGGCGGCACTACTACTCGGTCTCTACCGAGCACCCTGACGAAGCGGTCCTTCTCACTCCTGGCGACGGAATCGCGGAGCACATCTCGCTGTCCCCAGACGGCGCGACGCTCTACTACGCGACGAACGTCGACGACATCGATCGCAGACATTTGTGGAAGGTCAGCACGTCGGGAGGCCGCGCCACTCAGCTGAGCCGCGGAGCGACGATCGAGACGTATCCAGCGGTGCTCGCCTCTGAAAGCCACATCGCCACGCTCGCCGGAGATGGTGCACGGTCGTTGGGCGTTGCTCTCGTCCCCACGGATGGCGGGTCGCCAGAGTACATCACGAGCCTTCCGGACGAGTATCCGCTCGAGCAGCACATCGAGCCTGAGGCCGTCACGCTCACAGCAGAAGATGGTTTCGAGTTCTACAACCAGGTCTGGGTGCCAGAGGATCTGGAGCCAGGAGAGAAGCGACCTGCCCTGCTGTTCATTCACGGTGGGTCCCGTCGGCAGATGCTGCTCGGCTACCACTACATGCACTTCTACCACATGTCCTACGCGATGAATCAGTACTTCGCGAACAAGGGCTACATCGTCATGTCGGTGAACTACCGGAGCGGGATCGGTTACGGTCGGGACTTCCGGAATGCACCCGGCCGTGGCGGCGAAGGCAACACGGAGTACCAGGACGTGCTCGCGGCCGGGCAGTATCTCCAGAGCCGTCCGGACGTCGACACCGACAAGCTCGGTGTGTGGGGCCTGTCGTACGGGGGCATCCTGACGGCCCAGGGGCTGGCGAGGAATTCTGACGTCTTCAAGGCGGGTGTCGATCTCGCCGGGGTGCATCTCAGGGGTGAATCGATCAGTCCGGAGTCGCTCACATACACTTCGTCAGCGATCTCTGCCGTGGAGACCTGGACGTCACCCGTACTGCTCATGCACGGAGACGACGACCGGAATGTGCCGTTCCAGCAGACTGTCGGGCTGGTACAAGCTCTTCGGGCCCAAGACGTGCCGTTCGAGTTGATCGTCTTTCCGGACGACGTGCACGACTCACTGGTGTACGATCGCTGGCTGCACGCGTTCGGTGCGACGGAGGAATTTTTCGATCGGGTGATGCTGCGTGGAGAGGCGATCGAGGGGGAGGTGAACCGGTTCCGGCGGTAG
- the ggt gene encoding gamma-glutamyltransferase has translation MRFVLALLTIAITSSPAAAQAPADAPVWRPVVMGTYGMVAAEHPLEVMAGWEVLEGGGNAFDAATAVFYMTTVVEQHQAGMGGDAFIVAYVADQDRVVFINGTGGAPALATSEYFRELGGIPDAGPDATDVPGAVGGFDLALKTFGTQSYARVLAPAIRAAREGHPLDFWSSTYHQNNVEKTAPYPSSVGILMPEGRALDRGDVFVQEDLAASMELIAEGGADVFYRGELANAFSDFYEEMGGRLRYADLAAFEPELSDPIMTEFEGLEVYQSAPNSQGIVMLMALNILEGFDLRGMGHNSADYIHVVTEALKLAFADRNQWVADPRFIDVPTQELLSKDYAAARRALIRMDRAMVAPAPGDPRAGMAVLADRTIQYESGTYPIEQTESLPESGETSSFSIADQYGNLVSVTHSVNGSFGSGMYVPGTGIVLNNRMPYYSTDDNDLNVLAQGKRTRHTINPALAMKDGKPFLAWNTPGGDNQPQAMLQSFLAVALFDANVQQAVEAATVTSSAFGASMYPNPVRGMLTMPAVLGDAVSDELAARGHRVEVVPLQQPYRQATSGAGAVKMVMIDPVTGVMYGGVSPAKSDYVLGR, from the coding sequence ATGCGCTTCGTTCTCGCTCTTCTAACGATCGCGATTACATCATCTCCGGCAGCCGCACAGGCACCGGCTGACGCTCCGGTCTGGAGGCCGGTTGTAATGGGGACCTACGGAATGGTGGCGGCGGAGCACCCACTTGAGGTGATGGCCGGATGGGAGGTCCTGGAGGGCGGCGGGAACGCGTTCGACGCGGCCACGGCCGTCTTTTACATGACCACGGTTGTCGAACAGCACCAAGCCGGGATGGGTGGGGACGCGTTCATCGTCGCCTACGTGGCGGATCAGGACCGCGTGGTGTTCATCAACGGCACCGGGGGCGCACCGGCCCTTGCCACGTCTGAGTATTTTCGCGAGCTGGGTGGAATCCCTGACGCTGGACCGGACGCCACCGACGTACCGGGTGCCGTTGGAGGGTTCGACCTTGCACTGAAAACGTTCGGCACGCAGTCGTACGCCCGTGTTCTTGCACCGGCGATTCGTGCGGCTCGAGAAGGGCACCCGCTCGACTTTTGGTCATCGACCTACCACCAAAACAACGTCGAGAAGACCGCGCCCTACCCGTCGTCGGTTGGCATTCTGATGCCGGAAGGCCGTGCCCTCGACCGAGGAGATGTGTTTGTGCAGGAGGACCTGGCGGCCTCCATGGAGCTGATCGCCGAGGGCGGCGCGGACGTCTTCTACCGAGGCGAGCTCGCGAACGCATTCAGCGACTTCTACGAAGAGATGGGGGGACGGCTACGCTACGCGGATCTGGCTGCCTTCGAGCCGGAATTGAGCGATCCCATCATGACTGAATTCGAGGGTCTGGAAGTCTACCAGAGTGCCCCGAACTCCCAGGGCATCGTGATGCTGATGGCCCTGAACATCTTGGAAGGCTTCGACCTTCGCGGAATGGGGCACAACTCGGCTGACTACATCCACGTTGTCACGGAGGCATTGAAGCTGGCTTTCGCGGACCGGAACCAGTGGGTCGCGGACCCCCGCTTCATAGATGTGCCAACGCAGGAACTGCTCTCCAAGGACTATGCTGCTGCCCGGCGCGCGTTGATCCGGATGGACCGAGCCATGGTCGCGCCTGCGCCCGGTGACCCCAGGGCAGGGATGGCGGTCCTGGCCGACAGGACGATTCAATACGAGTCCGGGACCTACCCCATCGAGCAGACCGAAAGCCTCCCCGAGTCAGGTGAGACCTCTTCCTTCTCGATTGCGGACCAATACGGCAACCTCGTCTCGGTGACCCACAGTGTGAACGGAAGTTTCGGTAGCGGGATGTACGTGCCGGGCACAGGGATCGTGCTAAACAACCGCATGCCCTACTACTCCACGGACGACAACGACCTCAACGTCTTGGCGCAGGGAAAACGCACGCGGCACACGATCAACCCGGCTCTGGCCATGAAAGACGGCAAGCCGTTCCTGGCCTGGAATACGCCGGGCGGCGACAACCAGCCGCAGGCAATGCTGCAGTCGTTTCTGGCCGTTGCCCTGTTCGACGCAAACGTCCAGCAGGCGGTTGAGGCAGCGACCGTAACCAGTTCGGCCTTCGGTGCGTCGATGTATCCGAATCCTGTGCGCGGCATGTTGACGATGCCGGCCGTGCTGGGCGACGCAGTGAGTGACGAACTGGCTGCCCGGGGACACCGCGTTGAGGTTGTGCCACTGCAGCAGCCGTATCGGCAGGCCACGTCCGGAGCGGGCGCCGTGAAGATGGTGATGATCGATCCCGTGACCGGCGTGATGTACGGGGGCGTCAGTCCGGCGAAGAGCGACTACGTGCTCGGACGGTAG
- a CDS encoding PQQ-dependent sugar dehydrogenase — translation MILHARTLIVAFAALVVPVAAAPPAVAQIPSQAPDSTDVYHSARHDFRVVVVTEDLEFPWSMAWLPTGEMLVVERPGRLRILRDGVLDPDPIEGFPAVYRPRGQGGFMDILPHPDFAQNRLLYLSYGKPNADGSEGATAIVRGRLDGNRVVDVQEIFVADAWHGNNNHFSGRLTFDTEGYLYLAVGDRQADPNLLTSHPSQDPSNHGGTLVRLHDDGRVPDDNPFIGHPSARPEVWSYGHRNIQGLATDPRTGAIWSNEHGPRGGDELNRILPGRNYGWPVVTHGVNYDGTVITRDTHLDSMEDPLYLWTPSIGVSGLMIYSGDAFPWWQGNAFLAGMIGERLVRITFADDDVVSEEMLLHQQFGRVRDVRQGPDGFIYLALENRESQPMSIVRLEPVVGEVKPPGR, via the coding sequence ATGATTCTGCACGCCCGTACCCTGATCGTTGCGTTTGCCGCACTCGTTGTGCCCGTTGCTGCCGCGCCTCCTGCTGTCGCACAGATCCCCAGCCAGGCGCCCGATTCAACGGATGTGTATCACTCCGCGCGACACGATTTTCGGGTTGTTGTTGTGACCGAGGATCTCGAGTTCCCGTGGTCGATGGCCTGGCTGCCCACAGGAGAAATGCTGGTCGTAGAGCGACCGGGCCGACTGCGTATCCTTCGTGATGGTGTGCTCGATCCGGACCCAATCGAGGGCTTTCCAGCCGTGTACCGGCCGCGAGGGCAAGGAGGGTTCATGGACATCCTCCCGCACCCGGACTTTGCCCAAAATCGCTTGCTTTACCTGAGCTATGGCAAGCCGAACGCCGATGGGTCCGAAGGTGCCACCGCCATTGTGCGGGGCCGGCTCGACGGGAATCGCGTCGTTGACGTCCAGGAAATCTTCGTCGCTGACGCCTGGCATGGGAACAACAACCACTTCTCCGGTCGACTGACGTTCGACACGGAAGGCTACCTGTATCTTGCCGTAGGAGACCGTCAGGCCGACCCCAATTTGCTCACGAGTCACCCCTCTCAGGATCCCTCGAACCACGGTGGCACCCTTGTTCGCCTGCATGACGACGGCCGGGTGCCTGACGACAACCCGTTCATAGGACACCCCTCCGCACGTCCCGAGGTTTGGAGCTACGGGCACCGCAATATTCAGGGCCTCGCGACCGATCCGCGCACCGGCGCGATCTGGTCGAACGAGCATGGGCCCCGGGGCGGAGACGAGCTCAACCGAATCCTACCTGGCCGGAACTACGGCTGGCCCGTCGTCACGCACGGGGTCAACTACGATGGCACGGTCATCACACGCGACACTCACCTCGACTCGATGGAGGACCCGCTTTACCTGTGGACCCCGTCGATAGGGGTATCCGGCCTGATGATCTACTCAGGTGACGCGTTCCCATGGTGGCAAGGAAACGCGTTTCTAGCGGGAATGATTGGGGAGCGCCTCGTTCGGATCACATTCGCGGACGACGACGTTGTGAGTGAGGAAATGCTCCTTCACCAACAGTTCGGCCGAGTCCGCGACGTGCGCCAAGGACCGGACGGATTCATCTACCTGGCTCTTGAGAACCGAGAGAGCCAGCCCATGTCCATCGTTCGGCTGGAGCCCGTCGTCGGGGAAGTAAAGCCACCGGGACGCTAA
- a CDS encoding amidohydrolase family protein: MNRRDAIRAGVAAAAGLGTGATSILAATPGPLLSGALGRVGQQAPEVLVRGGKVVNADGSRFADVRIVGERITEIGLDLAAGPDARVVEARGHLVMPGGIDPHAHLQGSFVDDLTTGTSAALAGGITTVGTFAYAQDGENVVQAMDRWLAEVPKLAVGDVFFHAASWPPTPEFAALMPELAARGQPSHKIFLTRVDFGEQRRAVIDVLNAARDAGVVTLMHCEDGVILSATLDRLRSEGRTSLDYYAESRPELAEIAATQDAVALCALTGAPMHFVHLSSARSLDAARNPGFGPLPISIETRPLYLYFTDEWLRGPDGPLFIGQPPLRSAVDVEAMWQGLRDGRINMVATDHAPWTREQKLDPELNVGRLRPGVSDLRFVRPVLYSEGVGKGRLTAERYVEVTSTAAARAFGLYPDRGVIREGAFGDIMILDPELTHVVDAGDDPSNSDYTPFQGWALTGWPVMTIRRGEVVYEDGRVTAQPGSGRPAFRSPAPTGTP, translated from the coding sequence ATGAATCGCCGTGACGCGATCCGTGCCGGGGTGGCGGCCGCGGCGGGCTTGGGCACCGGAGCGACATCGATCCTAGCGGCGACCCCGGGTCCGCTTTTGTCGGGCGCGCTCGGACGGGTTGGACAACAAGCGCCAGAAGTGCTTGTGCGGGGCGGTAAGGTCGTCAACGCCGACGGCAGCCGGTTCGCCGATGTCCGCATTGTCGGCGAGCGGATCACCGAGATTGGGCTGGATCTAGCCGCGGGCCCTGACGCGCGAGTGGTCGAAGCCCGTGGCCACCTCGTGATGCCTGGCGGGATTGACCCGCATGCGCACCTGCAGGGCAGCTTTGTCGACGATCTCACGACCGGGACGTCGGCCGCCCTCGCGGGCGGGATCACAACCGTCGGCACATTTGCGTACGCCCAAGACGGCGAGAACGTCGTCCAAGCGATGGACCGATGGTTGGCCGAAGTTCCGAAGCTTGCGGTTGGCGACGTCTTTTTTCACGCAGCGAGTTGGCCCCCAACGCCTGAATTTGCTGCGCTCATGCCGGAACTGGCTGCCCGAGGCCAGCCCAGTCACAAGATCTTCCTGACGCGAGTTGACTTCGGAGAACAGCGCCGCGCGGTGATCGATGTACTCAACGCCGCACGTGACGCGGGCGTGGTGACCCTCATGCATTGCGAGGACGGCGTAATCTTGAGCGCGACCCTCGACCGCTTGCGATCTGAGGGGCGCACGTCGCTCGACTACTACGCGGAAAGTCGGCCTGAACTGGCCGAGATCGCCGCGACCCAAGACGCCGTGGCCCTGTGCGCGCTGACGGGCGCGCCGATGCACTTCGTGCACCTCTCCTCTGCTCGGTCGTTGGACGCCGCACGCAACCCGGGCTTTGGCCCGCTGCCCATCAGCATCGAGACGCGCCCTCTCTACCTGTATTTCACAGACGAGTGGCTCCGTGGGCCGGACGGACCTCTGTTCATCGGTCAGCCGCCGCTGCGGTCTGCAGTAGATGTTGAGGCGATGTGGCAGGGGCTCAGGGACGGACGCATCAACATGGTGGCCACGGATCACGCGCCCTGGACGCGTGAGCAGAAGCTGGATCCCGAGCTGAATGTCGGGCGGCTGCGCCCCGGCGTAAGCGATCTGCGCTTCGTACGGCCGGTCCTCTACTCTGAGGGGGTGGGCAAAGGGCGCCTGACGGCAGAGCGCTATGTCGAAGTCACTTCGACCGCCGCCGCACGTGCGTTCGGCCTGTACCCCGATCGCGGCGTGATCCGCGAAGGGGCTTTCGGCGACATCATGATCCTCGATCCCGAGCTTACCCACGTGGTGGACGCTGGGGACGATCCGTCCAACTCTGACTACACGCCGTTCCAGGGCTGGGCCCTAACGGGGTGGCCAGTGATGACAATCCGTCGCGGCGAAGTGGTCTACGAAGATGGCCGCGTCACCGCCCAACCCGGCAGCGGTCGACCTGCCTTTCGTTCCCCGGCACCTACGGGTACCCCATGA
- a CDS encoding sorbosone dehydrogenase family protein encodes MSAIAMMLLLSVQQLAEPFETPWNRAIPTVVEQPADARLSVPAGFSVNVFADGLINPRHMALAPNGDVFVAESRAGEVVLLRDADGDGVAEMRETFATGLERPFGLAFRGGFLYVGNNDAVVRFAYVPGQLQASGAAEHIVDLPVSSDALDVDTAERLGIDVSRTRGFNHWTRNLTFGPDDEKMYVSVGSATNAMPGNDPRRAAISEYEPDGSGHRVFAGGLRNAVPLVFYPGTHTLWTAVHERDHLGDELAPDYVTSVVDGGFYGWPYAYIGPNPEPILNGARPDLVEKTITPDVLLAAHAAPMGMIFYTGDQFPEAYRNSAFVALHGSINRLDLVGYSLVEIPFVDGKPSGPPRDFLTGFIVRDDDVKEVWGRPVDVLQATDGSLLVSDDAGKRIFRISFNGTRQDTHESP; translated from the coding sequence ATGTCTGCCATCGCAATGATGTTGCTCCTGTCGGTCCAGCAACTCGCGGAACCCTTCGAAACTCCGTGGAACCGGGCCATACCCACAGTCGTGGAGCAGCCCGCGGACGCCCGCCTTTCGGTCCCCGCCGGATTTTCGGTCAACGTGTTCGCAGACGGGCTGATCAATCCGCGGCACATGGCGCTCGCTCCCAACGGCGATGTGTTCGTGGCCGAGAGTCGCGCCGGTGAGGTTGTGCTGCTTCGCGATGCTGACGGCGACGGCGTGGCAGAAATGCGGGAGACTTTTGCCACCGGTCTTGAGCGACCGTTTGGGTTGGCATTCCGTGGCGGGTTCTTATACGTCGGAAACAACGATGCTGTGGTGCGTTTCGCATACGTGCCTGGACAGCTTCAGGCGAGTGGCGCTGCGGAACACATTGTCGACCTTCCCGTCAGCAGCGACGCGCTCGATGTCGACACGGCCGAGCGGCTGGGTATCGACGTCAGCCGCACACGCGGATTCAACCATTGGACCCGCAACCTGACATTCGGCCCGGACGACGAGAAGATGTACGTCTCCGTTGGCTCTGCGACGAACGCCATGCCTGGGAACGATCCTCGTCGGGCCGCGATCAGCGAGTACGAGCCGGATGGGTCAGGGCACCGCGTCTTTGCGGGAGGGCTCCGCAACGCCGTGCCCCTGGTGTTCTACCCAGGAACACACACGCTGTGGACCGCGGTCCATGAGCGCGACCACCTGGGTGACGAGCTCGCCCCGGACTACGTGACGTCGGTGGTGGACGGCGGGTTCTACGGCTGGCCGTACGCCTACATCGGTCCCAACCCCGAGCCCATCCTGAACGGAGCGCGCCCCGATTTGGTCGAGAAGACCATCACCCCCGACGTGCTCCTCGCCGCCCACGCCGCCCCCATGGGGATGATTTTCTACACCGGGGACCAGTTTCCCGAGGCGTACCGAAACAGCGCGTTCGTTGCGCTGCACGGGTCGATCAATCGCCTTGACTTGGTTGGCTATTCGCTCGTTGAGATCCCCTTCGTGGACGGAAAGCCATCCGGGCCTCCGCGGGACTTCCTGACCGGATTCATCGTACGGGATGACGATGTGAAGGAGGTATGGGGTCGTCCAGTGGACGTGCTCCAGGCCACAGACGGCTCATTGCTCGTCTCGGATGACGCGGGCAAACGCATCTTCCGCATCTCGTTCAACGGCACACGCCAGGACACTCATGAATCGCCGTGA
- a CDS encoding amidase family protein, with the protein MTRIAHLALMWVSLGSIAACAVEPAPPSDFTVTESSIPELQGLMASGALTSRELVVHYLTRIAVYEDRLNAAVFVNPNAIAEAEALDAERAAGRVRGPLHGIPVALKDNIQTTHLPTTGGALAFADYVPPFEATVTRNLRDAGAIIIAKAGLTEFANFMAGSPNQMPGNYNALTGFGFNPYDPRRDPRPGRFDGRPVLNTGGSSSGIGTAASFWQGNVGTDTGGSIISPANATMLVGIRPTLGRLSRWGIAPVTLDHDMAGPMTRSVADAAVMLGALESAEADPNDPATGVCAPPPGRDYTPHLVADGLLGARIGVPRAYYYDAITVAGRSMGGLNADGAALMAQAIAALEAAGAVIVDPADVPSFVDPDPQNNFAVWDICVGGEQAKGADQECTINFKYGMKRDFNDWLEGLGDSAPVKTLTELREWNLAHREAGSMKYEQSRFDISDEMDLEGDRARNEVDMAKDVLLSRTRGIDAVLEEHNLDAILTPSSMGAGLAARAGTPIIVVPFGFVSRAGDSSFPEGFDPNPAPFGVGFNGAACSEPRLIELAYAFEQATRGRVPPPLFP; encoded by the coding sequence ATGACACGCATCGCCCATCTCGCCCTCATGTGGGTTTCCCTGGGGTCCATCGCCGCGTGTGCGGTAGAGCCCGCGCCGCCGTCTGACTTCACGGTCACGGAATCCTCCATTCCGGAGCTTCAGGGATTGATGGCGTCGGGAGCGTTGACCTCGCGTGAGTTGGTGGTGCACTACCTCACCCGGATCGCTGTGTACGAGGACAGGCTGAACGCTGCCGTGTTCGTGAACCCGAACGCAATCGCGGAGGCCGAGGCATTGGATGCCGAGCGGGCCGCGGGTAGGGTGCGGGGGCCACTCCACGGAATTCCCGTTGCCCTTAAGGACAACATCCAGACTACCCACCTCCCCACAACAGGAGGTGCGCTGGCGTTTGCGGACTATGTGCCGCCCTTTGAAGCCACCGTCACCCGCAATTTGCGCGACGCCGGCGCCATCATCATCGCAAAGGCCGGCCTGACCGAATTCGCCAACTTCATGGCGGGTTCGCCCAACCAAATGCCCGGCAACTACAACGCACTCACAGGCTTCGGCTTCAACCCCTACGACCCAAGGCGGGATCCACGACCGGGTCGCTTCGACGGTCGTCCGGTGCTGAATACGGGCGGATCGAGTTCGGGAATCGGGACCGCAGCGAGTTTTTGGCAGGGCAACGTCGGCACGGACACTGGCGGATCAATCATCAGCCCCGCAAACGCCACCATGCTGGTTGGCATTCGGCCCACATTGGGTCGACTCAGCCGGTGGGGAATCGCGCCGGTTACGCTCGACCACGACATGGCGGGGCCCATGACGCGCTCCGTGGCCGATGCGGCCGTGATGCTGGGCGCACTGGAGAGTGCTGAAGCAGATCCCAACGATCCGGCCACCGGTGTGTGCGCACCTCCGCCCGGTCGCGACTACACTCCGCACCTTGTTGCGGACGGACTGCTCGGCGCCCGCATCGGTGTTCCGCGCGCGTATTACTACGATGCGATCACTGTAGCCGGTCGGTCGATGGGCGGCCTGAATGCGGATGGCGCCGCACTCATGGCTCAGGCCATCGCTGCGTTGGAGGCTGCGGGTGCCGTCATTGTTGATCCCGCTGACGTGCCCAGCTTCGTCGATCCCGATCCTCAGAACAACTTTGCCGTCTGGGATATTTGCGTTGGAGGCGAGCAGGCCAAAGGGGCGGATCAGGAGTGTACCATCAACTTTAAGTACGGGATGAAGCGTGACTTCAACGACTGGCTGGAGGGCCTAGGGGATTCCGCGCCGGTGAAAACGCTCACGGAACTGCGCGAGTGGAATCTGGCCCACCGCGAGGCCGGCTCGATGAAGTACGAGCAGTCGCGCTTCGACATCTCGGACGAGATGGACCTAGAAGGTGATCGCGCCCGCAACGAGGTCGATATGGCCAAGGATGTGCTCCTCAGTCGCACCCGCGGAATCGATGCCGTTCTTGAAGAGCACAACCTCGATGCGATCCTCACACCCTCCAGCATGGGCGCCGGACTCGCCGCTCGGGCCGGAACTCCGATCATTGTGGTGCCGTTCGGGTTTGTGTCGAGAGCGGGCGATTCGTCGTTTCCCGAAGGATTCGACCCTAACCCAGCACCCTTCGGCGTGGGCTTCAACGGCGCGGCTTGTAGCGAGCCCCGCCTGATCGAGCTCGCCTATGCGTTCGAACAAGCCACACGAGGGAGGGTGCCACCACCGTTGTTTCCGTGA